Below is a genomic region from Cherax quadricarinatus isolate ZL_2023a chromosome 64, ASM3850222v1, whole genome shotgun sequence.
TAATGTAACAAAGTGGGCACATAATATTCACATTTCAGTGAACGAGTACATTGAACATTTCATTAACTAAACAAATGGtagttttgaaactctctgaccgcgggttcaatcccgcccgtggtgtgGTAGTCCATTATTTTGGACTTAGGATGTTGGTTAGGGTAGCTAAcgtgttcattttttttattgcagATTATGACCTAATGAACGAGGTTCAGGACAGACCTTACTCCTCCTCCTTCGGAAGTCACAAGGTTGCCAATGACCCTCATCCCTACGCCGTACGTGTCCCTGCCCCTGCCAAATTCACCTCAGCCCACGCCACAAGCAGTCACCCCTACGCCGTGCGTGTAGCGGCTCCCCCTCAAGTGGCAAGCCAGTCCTCAGGACCTGTAGGCATCAAGGCCAGTGCCGACTTCGAGCCTATGATGACTGAGAGCCGCACTTCGACTTCCTTCATCCGCCGCGTACTGCCAGGCCCAGCTGCTCCCAGGCTGGTACGCTACAGACGCAGTATCTTCCCtgaagagcagatgaaagaggcGCTCTCGCATGTCCTCAACAAGTGAAGAGTCTATGCttcatctacccagtacctcCTCTCACCGCTGTTGCTATACAGAGATGGCCAgaggtgtgtatgagtgtgtaacaAGACTCGACAGCCTCATGAGTGTTGAGGTCCTCTGACCAGTGTTAATGCTTTAAGACTCAGTCCAGAACGCTTCCTGAAGGACTACCCGTGTTCCAATTGTGAGGCTTTTTAGATGTTAATGCTTTGTTATTTAAATGGTGAGcctgccagtgtatatacaaatgTAAATAGTTTATTTATATCTAGTGTATATCTAGTCAACAAGATGAGAACGATGTGCCGGAGGGCCAGGGAAGACAGAACTTCACTTCGACTCTTTAAGAAGGATCGAACTCTACTTCGACTCTTTAAGAAGGATCCATCAACGGAGAGAGATCGTGAAACTTTTTTGATGTCCTGAGAACACAAATGTATTAAGAGATCACGAGGCTACAGCAGTCTCTGAAGCCAAGAGCCACATTTGATCCGTGTTACTGGGGTGGAAACCTTGCAGCTTGGTTACTGAACCACTGAACTGGTTATGTTCATGAGGCTTCGACCTTCTCGATACCTGGGATGGTAGAGCAGCTGGACGCCATATCCATGCCTTCAGTGCCTGCTACCACCGCCTTTGTTAATGCCGAACTCTTCAAACCTCATCAATTTGAAGCCTCATCGTCGTTTTCAaacctcatcatcatcattttcaaACATCATCTTCAAGTCTCCATCAGCATCTTAATCAACTACTTACTTCTTATTATCATCCATAATAAATTATCCTCAACAGTACCTGTACTCATTCTCCTCAGATTCAACCATTAATTTTATCATTACTTTCCTTCAGCAGCCATCATTAACTATACCATTAAATCATTTCCTTCACTTGCAGTCCTGAACTTAACTATTACTCATTTTCTTCACTATCATCTTCATAAGTAACCATTAACTTCACCATCGCTTACTTTCTTCAGCTACAATTTCAATGTCGTTTTTCTCAAGATGGACGAGGCTTATGACTTGCTTACACAGTCTTCAGACTAAAGGCTGCAGGTCTTCCCAACACAAGACAGAGGTCGAGTCTTCAGATTTTAAGAGCTTGAAAGCTGCTACTGATCATCATATGAGATACGAAAGATCTAGTGGAAATCTTGCTACCACGGGTATCACAGACCTGTCTGGTTGTCGGGGTTCGCATCATGGCTAACAAGCGAGGCTCAGTATAAACGGTATTTGAATTACTACTAAACATGTCTCACTGTTGATATGTTGCTATTTCCTTACTGTCCATTAAAAAACAATGTATAgcacaccagcctcctacaaACACTTGCTGTCCCTCCGACCAATTCGTAAGGTCATGAAAAATGGACAATGCCTTA
It encodes:
- the Reg-5 gene encoding rhythmically expressed gene 5 protein; translated protein: MLALKVLVVLTLGTLVSSSAIPIWELLTRQEKMGRLMYVFIHLVDQYCKDSNIPDCRKVLTLYGMSNLLNEEDNSLDFMDPYQSNSRGIIWDRVMKGDFKLPSYNTFYPESVSASDEDYDLMNEVQDRPYSSSFGSHKVANDPHPYAVRVPAPAKFTSAHATSSHPYAVRVAAPPQVASQSSGPVGIKASADFEPMMTESRTSTSFIRRVLPGPAAPRLVRYRRSIFPEEQMKEALSHVLNK